Proteins encoded by one window of Mycolicibacterium sp. ND9-15:
- a CDS encoding alpha/beta fold hydrolase gives MTATGTAGPKLNPGEKTITINRGNVVYEILGSEGDFIALTPGGRFSKDIEGLRPLAEELVKGGYRVLLWDRPNCGKSDVQFYGQSESHMRAETLHALITGLDIGPCIIAGGSGGARDSMLTAMLYPEIVRKLVVWNIVGGVYGSFVLGSYYIVPSILAVRGAGMKAVAAVDEWKQRIAENPANRDRILSQDPDAFLKLMLRWLNAFVPKPGQTIPGVEDELFDNIKVPTLIIRGGENDLDHPKRTSLEVSCLIKGSQLIDPPWPEDAWERAGEERASGKVKRFNMFDTWVQAAPAILKFLDS, from the coding sequence GTGACCGCAACCGGAACCGCCGGCCCCAAACTCAACCCGGGCGAGAAGACAATCACCATCAACCGCGGCAACGTCGTCTACGAGATCCTCGGCAGCGAAGGTGATTTCATCGCGCTGACGCCCGGCGGCCGGTTCAGCAAGGACATCGAGGGTCTTCGGCCGCTCGCAGAGGAACTCGTCAAGGGCGGATACCGGGTGCTGCTGTGGGACCGCCCGAACTGTGGCAAGTCCGATGTGCAGTTCTACGGGCAGAGCGAATCGCACATGCGGGCCGAAACCCTGCACGCGCTGATCACCGGACTCGACATCGGGCCGTGCATCATCGCCGGCGGGTCCGGCGGCGCCCGCGACTCGATGCTGACCGCCATGCTGTACCCGGAGATCGTACGAAAGCTGGTGGTGTGGAACATCGTCGGCGGCGTGTACGGATCCTTCGTGCTGGGCTCCTACTACATCGTGCCCAGCATCCTGGCCGTCCGCGGCGCGGGCATGAAGGCCGTTGCCGCCGTTGACGAATGGAAGCAGCGGATCGCGGAGAACCCCGCCAACCGCGACCGGATCCTAAGCCAGGACCCCGACGCGTTCCTCAAGCTGATGCTGCGCTGGCTCAACGCGTTCGTGCCGAAACCCGGCCAGACGATCCCGGGGGTCGAGGACGAACTGTTCGACAACATCAAGGTGCCCACGCTGATCATCCGCGGCGGCGAGAACGACCTCGACCATCCAAAACGGACATCGCTGGAGGTCAGCTGCCTGATCAAAGGGTCACAGCTGATCGACCCGCCCTGGCCCGAGGACGCCTGGGAACGCGCAGGCGAGGAGCGGGCCTCCGGAAAAGTCAAGCGCTTCAACATGTTCGACACATGGGTGCAGGCAGCTCCTGCGATCCTGAAGTTCCTGGACAGTTGA
- a CDS encoding cytochrome P450, giving the protein MTKPKLVFNPVSQEYFDNPYEIYQRMRDEAPIYYDEDEDFYALTRHADVAAGFKDHESFSSAYGCDLAMVRSKDVPQKSIIFMDPPDHRHMRSLLNKAFTPRAIQSQRETVTELVEQYLAKADPDNFDVVQDFSGPFPVEVITRMAGVPEDFRQQVRHWIDTSLERQPGQIELSEKNMQANIDSGMYYYSLVQERRQNPQDDMISRLIAAEIPDDDGNLRKLDDIEITGFATLLGGAGAETVTKLVGSAVVVFAQHPEQWQMLLDDRSLIPAAVEELLRYVGPVQYNVRYSIKEVELPSGIVPAHKPVFLMGAAANRDPRAFDDAETFDITRDRTQAQNLGLGYGIHSCLGAALARMESAIALDRLLDFMPRYEVDFDGLQRVTMQNVAGYHHVPVRVLK; this is encoded by the coding sequence ATGACCAAGCCCAAATTGGTGTTCAACCCGGTGTCGCAGGAGTACTTCGACAATCCGTACGAGATTTACCAGCGGATGCGCGACGAAGCCCCGATCTACTACGACGAGGACGAGGACTTCTATGCGCTGACCCGGCACGCGGATGTGGCCGCCGGGTTCAAGGATCACGAGTCGTTCTCGTCGGCCTACGGCTGCGACCTAGCCATGGTGCGGTCGAAAGACGTTCCGCAGAAGTCCATCATCTTCATGGACCCGCCGGACCACCGGCACATGCGCAGCTTGCTGAACAAGGCGTTCACGCCGCGGGCCATTCAGTCGCAGCGCGAGACCGTCACCGAACTCGTCGAGCAGTACCTGGCCAAGGCCGACCCGGACAACTTCGACGTGGTCCAGGACTTCTCCGGCCCCTTCCCCGTCGAGGTGATCACCCGCATGGCCGGGGTGCCAGAGGACTTCCGCCAGCAGGTCCGGCACTGGATCGACACCAGCCTGGAGCGCCAGCCCGGACAGATCGAACTGTCCGAAAAGAACATGCAGGCCAACATCGACTCGGGCATGTATTACTACAGCCTGGTTCAGGAGCGGCGGCAGAATCCGCAGGACGACATGATCAGCCGCCTCATCGCCGCGGAGATTCCCGACGACGATGGCAATCTGCGCAAACTCGACGACATCGAGATCACTGGTTTCGCAACACTTCTCGGCGGTGCCGGCGCAGAGACGGTCACAAAGTTGGTGGGCAGTGCGGTCGTGGTCTTCGCCCAGCACCCCGAGCAGTGGCAGATGCTGCTCGACGACCGCAGCCTGATCCCCGCCGCGGTCGAGGAGCTGCTTCGCTACGTCGGGCCCGTGCAGTACAACGTGCGCTACAGCATCAAGGAGGTCGAGTTGCCCAGCGGCATCGTCCCCGCGCACAAGCCGGTGTTCCTCATGGGAGCCGCGGCCAACCGCGACCCACGCGCGTTCGACGATGCGGAGACCTTCGACATCACCCGCGACCGCACCCAGGCGCAGAACCTCGGCCTCGGGTACGGCATCCACAGCTGCCTCGGTGCGGCGCTGGCGCGCATGGAGAGCGCGATCGCGCTGGACCGCCTGCTCGACTTCATGCCGCGCTACGAGGTCGACTTCGACGGCCTGCAGCGCGTCACGATGCAGAACGTCGCCGGCTATCACCATGTGCCTGTGAGGGTGTTGAAATGA
- a CDS encoding Rieske (2Fe-2S) protein, protein MSEQEKAPPTVPKRLAQGREHVVATVDEIPPGKHKLVPIGRHGVGVYNVNGTFYAIANYCPHEGGPLCSGRTRGRTVVDDSVPGDAVMVRDLEFIYCPWHQWGFELATGTTAVKPEWSIRTYPVRVVGNDVLVQA, encoded by the coding sequence TTGAGCGAGCAGGAGAAGGCGCCCCCGACCGTCCCGAAGAGATTGGCCCAGGGGCGCGAACACGTTGTGGCCACGGTCGACGAGATCCCGCCTGGCAAGCACAAACTGGTACCGATCGGCCGCCACGGCGTTGGTGTGTACAACGTCAACGGCACGTTCTACGCGATCGCGAACTACTGTCCGCACGAGGGTGGTCCCCTCTGCTCCGGGCGGACCCGGGGCCGCACGGTGGTCGACGACAGCGTGCCCGGCGACGCGGTGATGGTGCGCGACCTGGAGTTCATCTACTGTCCGTGGCACCAATGGGGTTTCGAGTTGGCGACCGGAACCACCGCGGTCAAGCCCGAGTGGAGCATCCGGACTTATCCCGTGCGGGTGGTCGGCAACGACGTGCTGGTCCAGGCATGA
- a CDS encoding thiolase C-terminal domain-containing protein → MSRPLPELTVLNEFYWTAGADGVLRIQECLDCAALIHPPQPVCRYCRGHNMGVRDVSGKATLSAFTVNHRFGFPDLAPPYVVAQVAVVEDPRVRLTTNIVDCDPDDLELGQLVEVQFEKIEDVWLPVFRPSTDGQTGPLPEDEIAPQDFGRHVSPPLTTQRFEERSAITGIGASRLGRRLMVPPLSLTVEACESAVADAGLTFDDIDGLSTYPGLDIAGMGEGGVAALEGALGLRPAWINGGMDTFGPGGSVIAAMMAVATGMARHVLCFRTLWEATFQQLMKEGKAAPPGGARTSSWQMPFGAMSAAHTLALNAQRHFDRYGTTRETLGWIALNQRANATLNPTAIYRDPMTMDDYLNARMITTPFGLYDCDVPCDGAVAVVVSAVEAARDMPRKPVLFEAVGTQIVERTDWDQSTLTHEPQVLGQAAHLWTRTSLRPEDVDVAQLYDGFSFNCLSWLEALGFCGIGEAKDFLDGGKAIARDGVIPLNTHGGQLSHGRTHGMGLIHEAVTQLRGDAGPRQVKDARVAVVSSGGLTPSGAILMRTDA, encoded by the coding sequence GTGAGCAGACCGCTTCCCGAACTGACGGTACTGAACGAGTTCTATTGGACCGCCGGCGCCGACGGCGTCCTGCGCATCCAAGAGTGTCTGGATTGCGCCGCGCTGATCCATCCGCCGCAACCGGTGTGCCGGTACTGCCGGGGCCACAACATGGGTGTGCGCGACGTGTCGGGCAAGGCCACGCTGTCGGCGTTCACGGTGAACCATCGGTTCGGGTTTCCGGACCTGGCACCGCCTTACGTAGTGGCGCAGGTGGCCGTCGTCGAAGATCCGCGAGTTCGGTTGACCACCAACATCGTCGACTGCGACCCCGACGACCTCGAGCTCGGCCAGCTCGTCGAAGTCCAGTTCGAGAAGATCGAAGACGTCTGGCTGCCGGTCTTCCGGCCCAGCACCGACGGGCAGACCGGACCGCTGCCCGAGGACGAGATCGCGCCGCAGGACTTCGGCCGGCACGTGAGCCCGCCGCTGACCACCCAGCGGTTCGAGGAGCGCTCGGCGATCACCGGCATCGGCGCGTCGCGACTCGGTCGCCGACTCATGGTGCCACCACTGTCGCTGACCGTCGAGGCGTGCGAGTCCGCCGTCGCCGACGCGGGCCTCACGTTCGACGACATCGACGGGCTGTCCACGTACCCTGGGTTGGACATCGCGGGCATGGGCGAAGGTGGCGTCGCGGCGCTCGAGGGCGCCCTGGGTCTTCGCCCGGCGTGGATCAACGGCGGCATGGACACCTTCGGCCCCGGCGGCTCGGTCATCGCCGCGATGATGGCGGTCGCCACGGGCATGGCTCGTCACGTGCTGTGTTTCCGCACCTTGTGGGAGGCGACGTTCCAACAGTTGATGAAGGAAGGCAAGGCCGCCCCGCCCGGCGGCGCCCGAACGTCGAGTTGGCAGATGCCGTTCGGTGCGATGTCGGCCGCGCACACCCTGGCGCTCAACGCGCAGCGCCACTTCGACCGCTACGGCACCACGCGCGAGACGCTCGGCTGGATCGCGCTGAACCAGCGGGCGAACGCAACGCTCAACCCGACCGCGATTTACCGCGACCCGATGACCATGGACGACTACCTCAACGCCCGGATGATCACCACTCCGTTCGGTTTGTACGACTGTGACGTACCGTGCGACGGCGCCGTCGCGGTCGTCGTCTCCGCCGTCGAGGCCGCCAGGGACATGCCGCGCAAACCGGTGCTGTTCGAGGCCGTCGGCACCCAGATCGTCGAACGCACCGACTGGGACCAGAGCACGCTGACCCACGAGCCCCAGGTCCTCGGCCAGGCGGCCCACCTGTGGACCCGAACATCGCTGCGGCCCGAGGACGTCGACGTCGCCCAACTGTACGACGGCTTCTCGTTCAACTGCCTGTCGTGGCTGGAGGCCCTCGGCTTCTGCGGCATCGGCGAGGCGAAGGACTTCCTCGACGGCGGCAAGGCCATCGCCCGTGACGGGGTGATCCCATTGAACACCCACGGCGGGCAGTTGTCTCACGGCCGCACACACGGTATGGGCCTGATCCACGAAGCGGTGACCCAGTTGCGCGGCGATGCCGGCCCGCGTCAGGTCAAAGACGCCCGCGTCGCGGTGGTCAGCAGCGGCGGCCTGACCCCCAGCGGCGCAATCCTGATGCGGACCGACGCATGA
- a CDS encoding NAD(P)-dependent oxidoreductase — MTRIGFVGAGRMGAPMVRRLLEHGHDVRVLGRTDERCAAIGDLGAQPVPRAADVAEGAEVVVVCVFTDEQVQQVCVDDGVAAAMRPGSALILHTTGSPATARDLAAKFPDLGIVDAPVSGGPHNIAAGTVTLFVGGTEQAVDKVRPVLACYGEPILHVGPLGAGQAVKLVNNSLFAAQIGLLRTAVDLGARLGVEEAKLLTSVMHGSGASRVGELIAARGSVQGFVADVGEFIGKDVAVVRRTAAELGGDLGLLDDVIDAGISP; from the coding sequence GTGACGCGCATCGGGTTCGTCGGGGCCGGGCGCATGGGCGCGCCGATGGTGCGCCGCCTCCTCGAACACGGTCACGACGTACGGGTCCTCGGCAGGACCGACGAGCGCTGCGCCGCGATCGGAGACCTCGGTGCGCAGCCGGTCCCCCGCGCGGCCGACGTCGCCGAGGGCGCCGAGGTCGTCGTCGTCTGCGTATTCACCGACGAACAGGTCCAGCAGGTGTGTGTGGACGACGGGGTGGCAGCAGCGATGCGCCCCGGCTCGGCCCTGATTCTGCACACCACCGGAAGCCCGGCCACCGCGCGCGACCTCGCGGCGAAGTTCCCCGACCTCGGCATCGTCGACGCCCCGGTCAGCGGCGGACCCCACAACATCGCGGCGGGCACGGTGACGCTGTTCGTCGGCGGAACCGAGCAGGCCGTCGACAAGGTTCGGCCCGTCCTCGCCTGTTACGGCGAACCGATCCTGCACGTCGGCCCCCTCGGGGCGGGGCAGGCGGTGAAGCTGGTCAACAACAGCCTGTTCGCCGCGCAGATCGGCCTGCTGCGCACCGCGGTCGACCTCGGCGCTCGGCTCGGCGTCGAGGAAGCGAAGCTGCTGACCTCGGTGATGCACGGCAGCGGCGCGAGCCGGGTCGGCGAGCTCATCGCCGCGCGCGGCTCGGTGCAGGGCTTCGTCGCAGACGTCGGCGAGTTCATCGGCAAGGACGTTGCGGTGGTGCGCCGGACCGCCGCCGAACTGGGCGGCGACCTCGGGCTTCTCGACGACGTCATCGATGCCGGAATCAGCCCATAA
- a CDS encoding alpha/beta fold hydrolase produces the protein MTLDPRPRVVLVDGVPMSGLIAEAEDPAAVIVALHGGASTAAYFDCPGHPELSLLRTGTAAGFTVVALDRPGYGSSAPYPDAMHQPGRRVAFAFGAVAKALGQKPRGAGLFLLGHSAGCELAVRMAVSDNAARAGVLGLSLAGTGLRYADAAADIIKTTTATRRPVGLRDLLWQPADLYPPEVLSGVTNSSTGAPYEAEVTKTWPRQEFPALAAQVEVPVQFTVAEHERVWRTDPEALADIAALFTAAPRFELNEQAGAGHNLSLSIAAAEYHQKVLSFAEECVGSRKDTEQKAEAD, from the coding sequence ATGACCCTTGATCCGCGCCCCCGCGTCGTCCTCGTCGACGGCGTGCCGATGTCGGGGCTCATCGCCGAAGCCGAGGATCCGGCTGCGGTCATCGTCGCCTTACACGGAGGTGCAAGCACCGCAGCGTATTTCGACTGCCCCGGGCACCCAGAGCTGTCGCTGCTGCGCACCGGGACCGCCGCGGGTTTCACCGTGGTGGCGTTGGACCGTCCCGGCTACGGCAGTTCGGCGCCGTACCCCGATGCCATGCACCAACCCGGCCGACGGGTGGCTTTTGCGTTCGGGGCCGTAGCGAAGGCTCTCGGCCAGAAGCCGCGCGGCGCAGGGTTGTTCCTGCTCGGCCACTCCGCGGGTTGTGAACTGGCGGTGCGGATGGCCGTCAGCGACAACGCCGCTCGGGCAGGCGTTCTCGGCCTCAGCCTGGCGGGCACCGGGTTGCGCTACGCCGACGCCGCCGCCGACATCATCAAGACGACGACAGCCACTCGGCGGCCGGTAGGACTTCGTGACCTGCTGTGGCAGCCCGCCGACCTGTATCCGCCCGAGGTGCTCTCCGGCGTCACGAACTCGTCCACGGGCGCCCCTTACGAGGCCGAGGTGACGAAAACCTGGCCGCGACAGGAGTTTCCGGCACTGGCTGCACAAGTCGAGGTCCCGGTGCAGTTCACCGTCGCCGAGCACGAGCGGGTGTGGCGAACGGACCCCGAGGCGCTGGCCGACATCGCCGCGTTGTTCACCGCCGCGCCGCGTTTCGAACTCAACGAGCAAGCCGGGGCGGGTCACAACCTGTCGCTGTCAATCGCTGCGGCGGAGTATCACCAGAAGGTCTTGTCGTTCGCCGAGGAATGCGTCGGGAGCCGAAAAGACACTGAGCAGAAAGCGGAGGCGGATTGA
- a CDS encoding NAD(P)-dependent oxidoreductase has protein sequence MRVGFIGLGSQGGPMARRIVEGGFETTLWARRAASLEPYAGTAAKTAGTPAELAAASDLVCLCVVGDDDVREVLNGDNGVLAGLASGGVIAIHSTIHPDTCGEIAEVAAKQGVSVIDAPVSGGGPAVEEGKLLVMVGGAEDVLERCRPVFATYADPIVHLGPLGSGQVTKILNNLLFTANLGAALSTLDLGESLGIPRVRLAEVLNGGSATSKALGSIAIFGGTVEGLAPIAGALLQKDVRHAASIAAAGSIPEGTVFTVADTALNNMDYPR, from the coding sequence ATGCGCGTCGGATTCATCGGCCTGGGCAGTCAGGGCGGCCCCATGGCACGCCGGATCGTCGAAGGCGGGTTCGAGACCACGCTGTGGGCACGCCGCGCGGCCAGTCTCGAACCGTACGCCGGCACAGCCGCCAAGACCGCAGGCACACCCGCAGAGTTGGCCGCCGCGAGCGACCTGGTGTGCCTGTGCGTCGTCGGGGACGACGACGTCCGCGAAGTGCTCAACGGCGATAACGGGGTGCTCGCCGGCCTCGCCTCGGGCGGCGTGATCGCGATCCACAGCACGATCCACCCCGACACCTGCGGGGAGATCGCCGAAGTCGCTGCCAAACAAGGTGTCTCGGTCATCGACGCGCCGGTCAGCGGCGGCGGCCCCGCGGTCGAGGAAGGCAAGCTGCTGGTCATGGTCGGCGGCGCGGAGGACGTTCTCGAGCGCTGCCGGCCGGTGTTCGCGACATACGCCGACCCGATCGTGCATCTCGGCCCACTCGGTAGCGGCCAGGTCACCAAGATCCTCAACAACTTGTTGTTCACCGCGAATCTCGGCGCCGCGCTGAGCACACTCGATCTCGGTGAGTCGCTCGGTATTCCGCGCGTTCGTCTCGCCGAGGTGCTCAACGGCGGCTCGGCCACCAGCAAGGCCCTCGGTAGCATCGCGATCTTCGGCGGCACGGTCGAGGGGCTCGCGCCGATCGCGGGCGCACTGCTGCAGAAGGACGTTCGACACGCCGCCAGCATCGCCGCAGCGGGATCCATACCGGAGGGAACGGTGTTCACCGTCGCCGACACGGCGCTGAACAACATGGACTACCCACGGTGA
- a CDS encoding NADH-ubiquinone oxidoreductase-F iron-sulfur binding region domain-containing protein produces the protein MTTTATELTVGAWPDCAPRLLRPPGAGPEDYVEYAGAGGYRPLTDVDALLQQIDLSGLLGRGGAAFPIGTKLRTVHAAHHRGSETVVVANGEEGEPASVKDRWLLRNRPHLVLDGLRLATAVAGASRGFVYVSDQKAAEAIAAALGELPRETFGATEITVVTVEPGYVAGEETAAVRRINGGPAKPTDKPPRPYEEGVTGLPTMVSNVETLANLPYIHEHGAREFRSVGTPMSPGTFLASITGAGRPAALYEVPHGAAFSDLLRLHGLTNDEVTGVLMGGYFAGLLNTDILDATLDHESIRRLGSGLGCGAISILTDDCPVAVAASVMSYFDRENAGQCGSCFNGTAAMSAVTSALRDGVATDEDVTRLERWSVVLRGRGACGTLDGATNIAASLLRQFPQVVARHLANDCLACRTDAFDAVRPYEVEAVARS, from the coding sequence ATGACCACTACAGCCACCGAACTCACCGTCGGCGCCTGGCCGGACTGCGCGCCGCGGCTGCTGCGGCCGCCGGGAGCCGGCCCCGAGGACTACGTCGAGTACGCCGGTGCGGGCGGATACCGGCCGCTGACCGACGTCGATGCGCTACTGCAGCAGATCGATCTGTCCGGCCTGCTGGGCCGCGGTGGCGCAGCGTTCCCGATCGGCACCAAGCTGCGCACCGTGCACGCCGCCCACCATCGCGGCTCCGAGACCGTTGTCGTCGCGAACGGCGAAGAGGGCGAACCCGCATCGGTCAAAGACCGCTGGCTGCTGCGCAACCGGCCCCACCTCGTCCTCGACGGGCTGCGGCTGGCCACCGCCGTCGCCGGCGCCTCGCGCGGCTTTGTCTACGTCTCCGACCAGAAAGCTGCCGAAGCAATAGCCGCTGCGCTCGGCGAGTTGCCCCGGGAGACATTCGGTGCGACCGAGATCACGGTCGTCACAGTCGAACCGGGCTACGTCGCGGGAGAGGAGACCGCCGCGGTCCGGCGCATCAACGGCGGACCGGCGAAGCCGACCGACAAGCCGCCGCGTCCCTACGAGGAGGGCGTGACCGGGTTGCCGACGATGGTCAGCAATGTCGAAACCTTGGCCAATCTGCCCTACATTCACGAACACGGCGCCAGAGAGTTCCGGTCGGTCGGCACACCGATGTCACCGGGCACCTTCCTGGCTTCCATCACCGGCGCCGGACGGCCCGCCGCGTTGTACGAAGTCCCGCACGGCGCAGCGTTTTCCGACCTGCTGCGACTGCACGGCCTGACCAACGACGAGGTCACGGGCGTGCTGATGGGCGGCTATTTCGCCGGCCTGCTCAACACCGACATCCTCGATGCGACGCTCGACCACGAATCGATTCGCCGCCTCGGCAGCGGCCTCGGCTGTGGGGCGATCTCAATCCTCACCGACGACTGCCCGGTCGCCGTCGCGGCGTCGGTGATGTCGTACTTCGACCGGGAGAACGCCGGCCAGTGCGGATCCTGCTTCAACGGCACTGCCGCGATGTCCGCGGTCACCTCGGCGCTGCGCGACGGCGTGGCGACCGACGAGGACGTTACGCGTCTGGAGCGGTGGTCGGTGGTGCTGCGTGGCCGTGGCGCCTGCGGCACCCTCGACGGCGCCACCAATATCGCCGCGAGCCTGTTGCGGCAGTTCCCGCAGGTGGTGGCTCGCCATCTCGCCAATGACTGCTTGGCCTGTCGCACCGACGCGTTCGACGCCGTGCGGCCCTACGAAGTGGAGGCGGTGGCTCGATCATGA
- a CDS encoding alpha/beta fold hydrolase has protein sequence MRFVFVHGGFHASWCWERTIDELVAMGHDAVAVDLPGHGARVDEESTLANRRDAIVSALRTGKSVLVGHSGGGFDATLAADAVPELVDHIVYLAAALPREGRTYPEAMAMRDDGDELGEGFDADVGEMLGYLKFDGDGAMWFADFEGAWRYFYHDCDETTARWAFERLGPERFGDTTVTPVSVPRFWDAELPRSFVRCMQDQSMPQWLADTVTRRLGVEQLTIDTSHSPFLSRPRDLAELLVHATTTKPIGPLVPH, from the coding sequence ATGCGGTTCGTCTTCGTACACGGCGGTTTTCACGCCTCGTGGTGCTGGGAACGCACGATCGACGAGCTGGTGGCGATGGGTCACGACGCAGTCGCCGTCGATCTTCCCGGCCACGGCGCGCGTGTCGACGAGGAATCGACATTGGCCAACCGCCGCGACGCGATCGTGTCGGCGCTGCGGACCGGCAAGAGCGTGCTGGTCGGCCATTCCGGCGGCGGCTTCGATGCCACGCTGGCCGCCGACGCCGTCCCGGAACTGGTCGACCACATCGTCTACCTTGCAGCCGCACTACCCCGTGAAGGCCGCACCTATCCCGAAGCCATGGCGATGCGCGACGACGGGGATGAACTCGGCGAGGGCTTCGACGCCGATGTCGGAGAGATGTTGGGCTACCTCAAGTTTGACGGCGACGGCGCGATGTGGTTCGCCGACTTCGAGGGCGCGTGGCGGTACTTCTACCACGACTGCGACGAGACCACCGCGCGCTGGGCGTTCGAGCGCCTCGGCCCCGAGCGGTTCGGCGACACGACCGTGACACCGGTGTCGGTGCCCCGGTTCTGGGACGCCGAGTTGCCCCGCAGCTTCGTCCGTTGCATGCAGGATCAGTCGATGCCACAGTGGCTCGCCGACACCGTGACGCGTCGCCTCGGCGTCGAGCAGTTGACCATCGACACGTCGCACTCGCCGTTCCTGAGCCGGCCGCGAGATCTGGCGGAGTTGCTGGTGCATGCCACCACGACCAAACCCATCGGCCCGCTGGTTCCTCACTGA
- a CDS encoding ferredoxin: MTDGLRIRLDRTVCDGFGICAKHAPGYFSLDDWGYASLIGDGTVPEEDRDAVMRALMDCPVHAIVYLGEHRPSDDTAIHHEAHEAPEPDPKTDDSEAISGFVR; encoded by the coding sequence ATGACTGACGGCTTGCGGATTCGGCTCGACCGGACCGTGTGCGACGGCTTCGGGATCTGCGCCAAGCACGCACCGGGATATTTCTCGCTGGACGACTGGGGTTACGCTTCGCTGATCGGCGACGGAACGGTGCCGGAGGAGGACCGGGACGCGGTGATGCGCGCTCTGATGGACTGTCCCGTGCACGCGATCGTCTACCTGGGCGAACACCGGCCCTCGGATGACACCGCGATACATCATGAGGCACACGAGGCGCCCGAGCCGGACCCCAAAACCGATGACAGCGAGGCAATTTCGGGATTCGTTCGGTGA
- a CDS encoding amidohydrolase family protein: MTVTVTERKPAAERVAVRCVDSDVHPVPKSGVLAQYIPEPWRSKYFLPRRIGDQIYYDAPDYAHAYAMRVDTFPADGEFAGSDPDLAFKQLIMEAGADIAILEPAAYPARFPEVNHAMSVALNDWQANHWLDGKNNWHERWRGSICVAIETPEDSAREIERWAGHPHMAQILIKAEPRPAWGDPKYNPIWEAATKHDITVSCHLSRSHHEELPIPPVGFPSYNHDFMVTYSLLAANQVMSMIFDGLFDRFPTLRIVLVEHAFTWILPLMWRMDAIYEARKSWVDIKRKPSEYVKDHIKFTTQPLDYPEDKTELTRAFEWMECEKILLFSSDYPHWTFDDPRWLVKHLPEHAREAVMFRNGIATYHLPETVPALEGQVRVF; encoded by the coding sequence ATGACGGTGACAGTGACAGAGCGGAAGCCGGCCGCCGAGCGCGTCGCGGTGCGCTGCGTCGACTCCGACGTGCACCCGGTGCCGAAGAGCGGCGTACTCGCCCAGTACATCCCGGAGCCGTGGCGCAGCAAGTACTTCCTGCCGCGTCGGATCGGCGACCAGATTTACTACGACGCACCGGACTACGCGCACGCGTACGCGATGCGGGTCGACACGTTCCCCGCCGACGGCGAGTTCGCCGGCAGCGACCCCGATCTGGCGTTCAAGCAGCTGATCATGGAGGCGGGCGCCGACATCGCGATCCTGGAACCCGCGGCCTACCCCGCGCGCTTCCCCGAGGTCAACCACGCGATGAGCGTCGCGCTCAACGACTGGCAGGCCAACCACTGGCTGGACGGCAAGAACAACTGGCATGAGCGATGGCGCGGATCGATCTGCGTAGCGATCGAGACGCCCGAGGACTCCGCCCGCGAGATCGAGCGCTGGGCCGGCCATCCCCATATGGCTCAGATCCTGATCAAGGCCGAACCCCGCCCGGCGTGGGGTGATCCGAAGTACAACCCGATCTGGGAAGCCGCGACCAAGCACGACATCACGGTGAGCTGCCACCTGTCGCGCAGCCACCACGAGGAACTCCCGATCCCGCCGGTCGGATTCCCCAGCTACAACCACGATTTCATGGTCACCTACTCGCTGCTGGCCGCGAACCAGGTGATGAGCATGATCTTCGACGGCCTCTTCGACCGGTTCCCGACATTGCGAATCGTGTTGGTGGAACACGCTTTCACCTGGATTCTTCCGCTGATGTGGCGGATGGACGCCATCTACGAGGCGCGCAAGTCGTGGGTGGACATCAAGCGCAAACCCTCCGAGTACGTCAAGGACCACATCAAGTTCACCACGCAGCCGCTGGACTATCCCGAGGACAAGACCGAGTTGACGCGCGCGTTCGAGTGGATGGAGTGCGAGAAGATCCTGCTGTTCTCGTCGGACTATCCGCACTGGACGTTCGATGACCCGCGCTGGCTGGTCAAGCACCTGCCCGAGCACGCGCGCGAAGCGGTGATGTTCCGCAACGGCATCGCGACCTATCACCTTCCCGAGACGGTTCCGGCCCTCGAGGGCCAAGTGCGGGTGTTCTGA
- a CDS encoding ferredoxin, with amino-acid sequence MTRKIVVDFGLCESNGVCMGIIPEVFDLDDQDYLHVLQEEVTPENEQQVREAVRQCPRQAISIEDA; translated from the coding sequence ATGACCCGAAAGATCGTCGTCGACTTCGGGCTTTGCGAGAGCAACGGGGTGTGCATGGGCATCATCCCCGAGGTGTTCGACCTCGACGACCAAGACTATCTGCACGTCCTGCAGGAAGAAGTGACGCCGGAGAACGAACAGCAGGTCAGAGAAGCCGTGCGCCAATGCCCGCGCCAGGCGATCTCGATCGAAGACGCATGA